From Malaya genurostris strain Urasoe2022 chromosome 2, Malgen_1.1, whole genome shotgun sequence:
gaagttttaatGCAATTTGCCGTAAGTTCATATGTAACAAAATTTTTGCTATAAAAACGTGGAAATGCTCGGCTTTCTAAATATGAAAACTAGAGAGTATTGTAATCGTCAACTGAAACTAACAAATCGACCCCCTAATTAAGTTTTATTAAACACTTCCATAAAATATCCGTTACTCTTCGATTTATATTTTCTAAGTataatatcaaatttcttaAAACACCGAGCTTCAGTTCAAATACTACACCGTAATCTTGAACCATAACACGGTTTAATAGGAGCAGTTTACGATGCCTACACCCTTTCGTAAGGACATGCGCGCCCagcacggaacagctgctgTTGGCTACAAGTGTATGAAATCCTTTCAGCAGTGTCAATTTACTGACGACACTAACAGTAATGTGATTAGAAAAATCCTGAAATCTTAGCTATCATTAGTGTTCGTTTTCTACACTGATTGttgtgaaaattaaaaaaatttaggtAGATAAATTGCAATAGGACAAGTTTCATCCTAAAATCTAATCAATGACCAATGGCCAGGATACGAAATGTGTTCAAGTATCAAATATAGTGTGCGAAAGTCTGTGAAACACAGCACTAaatgttttcaaatatttacaGAAAACACCTCATACCGAACCTAGAGAGCAAGTGTCGATTGTGCCTCTCAGACAAGACCGTGGTGCAGTCTATTTTCCAATGCGAAAGCAAGGAGACGACCGACACACTTGTGGACAAAATTTTCGAATGCACCGCAATTATGGTATCGTAAAGACCAATTATGTTAATGTGACCTCTTTTAACTTTGAGGACGTATAAATCATTTACAGCTCTCCAAGGACTTCGACTTCCCTTCACCCATTTGTGAGGACTGTGCTCTAAAACTGGACGAGTTTTTGCTGTTCAGAGCTAAATGCTTAAGAAGCAACGAAATCTATAGGTTTAACAAGTTGCATAAATCAAGGTTATTCAGTGGAGGTGCTCGGTTGCAAAGCAATGGTTATAAGGAGAAGGATTGTAAAGAACCGGAACCGGCTGATAACAAGGAAGAAGAACCAAAAACTGATCAGGTGGATAAAGATACAATAGGTACTAGTAGTAGCAGCGATGAAACCAATATTACAACTATTAAAACCCAACTACCGCTTATAAGTTGTGTACTTGTGGAAACAGAGGCGGCGGACAATCTTACAGATTGTAATGAGAAACCCGATAAACCATTTCAGATGGATGATATAGACACACCGGATATGTTGGTCATTAGTGAAACAGAAGGTATTGTATAATCCGCATTGTAATTATTTATGTAACGAGAAAATCTATGCCAGCTACAATGAAGAGTGAACCACTACTGTCTACAGACTCCATTCAAGCCAAGGAAGAAAAACTTGTGATTGATGGATTTACATTTCCTTTGGGAACGGTTAAGGAATTGGAATGCTTCGAACGACGTATACAAGCGTGCACCGAGACAAAAACTCAATTTGTAGCCATTCCAAATTAATTAATTACTCCATTTTTGAAAATAGCACCCACTTTTTCAGATTACACTGCTACGATCGCTGAAAACGCACGATACCTCGTTAAGCGATACATATCAGCGATTGTTCACCGATGCTTTAACAATTCACTATAATTACGACGGAATTTCACCCAAATACAATAAACGATCACTCAAAAGTCTTTCCATATT
This genomic window contains:
- the LOC131430693 gene encoding uncharacterized protein LOC131430693 isoform X5; translation: MARIRNVFKKHLIPNLESKCRLCLSDKTVVQSIFQCESKETTDTLVDKIFECTAIMLSKDFDFPSPICEDCALKLDEFLLFRAKCLRSNEIYRFNKLHKSRLFSGGARLQSNGYKEKDCKEPEPADNKEEEPKTDQVDKDTIGTSSSSDETNITTIKTQLPLISCVLVETEAADNLTDCNEKPDKPFQMDDIDTPDMLVISETEATMKSEPLLSTDSIQAKEEKLVIDGFTFPLGTVKELECFERRIQACTETKTQFITLLRSLKTHDTSLSDTYQRLFTDALTIHYNYDGISPKYNKRSLKSLSIFTECMPVLIILAAWNDHMDANMVREAIIEAVKKSHNRYNQCSHRKRTRQVYF
- the LOC131430693 gene encoding uncharacterized protein LOC131430693 isoform X6 — encoded protein: MARIRNVFKKHLIPNLESKCRLCLSDKTVVQSIFQCESKETTDTLVDKIFECTAIMLSKDFDFPSPICEDCALKLDEFLLFRAKCLRSNEIYRFNKLHKSRLFSGGARLQSNGYKEKDCKEPEPADNKEEEPKTDQVDKDTIGTSSSSDETNITTIKTQLPLISCVLVETEAADNLTDCNEKPDKPFQMDDIDTPDMLVISETEATMKSEPLLSTDSIQAKEEKLVIDGFTFPLGTVKELECFERRIQACTETKTQFITLLRSLKTHDTSLSDTYQRLFTDALTIHYNYDGISPKYNKRSLKSLSIFTECMPAAWNDHMDANMVREAIIEAVKKSHNRYNQCSHRKRTRQVYF
- the LOC131430693 gene encoding uncharacterized protein LOC131430693 isoform X4 — translated: MGTYWWIWNSFVVTHYHFSPRWKTSLKLGLIRKHLIPNLESKCRLCLSDKTVVQSIFQCESKETTDTLVDKIFECTAIMLSKDFDFPSPICEDCALKLDEFLLFRAKCLRSNEIYRFNKLHKSRLFSGGARLQSNGYKEKDCKEPEPADNKEEEPKTDQVDKDTIGTSSSSDETNITTIKTQLPLISCVLVETEAADNLTDCNEKPDKPFQMDDIDTPDMLVISETEATMKSEPLLSTDSIQAKEEKLVIDGFTFPLGTVKELECFERRIQACTETKTQFITLLRSLKTHDTSLSDTYQRLFTDALTIHYNYDGISPKYNKRSLKSLSIFTECMPVLIILAAWNDHMDANMVREAIIEAVKKSHNRYNQCSHRKRTRQVYF
- the LOC131430693 gene encoding uncharacterized protein LOC131430693 isoform X1; amino-acid sequence: MFFVAISQSEAFSKLSNPLFLSLKSYEIRKTAKSKMVFSGVCPIKYNWTKAYLLRPIDNIISHPDVLRKRPFRPSYDSVLFPDSFVVSMFCFMTLLFLARCTSHFMFAPVRLLSHLESRTYQISRVQKNIVIQAQKIFALSKATHQRKHLIPNLESKCRLCLSDKTVVQSIFQCESKETTDTLVDKIFECTAIMLSKDFDFPSPICEDCALKLDEFLLFRAKCLRSNEIYRFNKLHKSRLFSGGARLQSNGYKEKDCKEPEPADNKEEEPKTDQVDKDTIGTSSSSDETNITTIKTQLPLISCVLVETEAADNLTDCNEKPDKPFQMDDIDTPDMLVISETEATMKSEPLLSTDSIQAKEEKLVIDGFTFPLGTVKELECFERRIQACTETKTQFITLLRSLKTHDTSLSDTYQRLFTDALTIHYNYDGISPKYNKRSLKSLSIFTECMPVLIILAAWNDHMDANMVREAIIEAVKKSHNRYNQCSHRKRTRQVYF
- the LOC131430693 gene encoding uncharacterized protein LOC131430693 isoform X3, whose protein sequence is MFAPVRLLSHLESRTYQISRVQKNIVIQAQKIFALSKATHQRKHLIPNLESKCRLCLSDKTVVQSIFQCESKETTDTLVDKIFECTAIMLSKDFDFPSPICEDCALKLDEFLLFRAKCLRSNEIYRFNKLHKSRLFSGGARLQSNGYKEKDCKEPEPADNKEEEPKTDQVDKDTIGTSSSSDETNITTIKTQLPLISCVLVETEAADNLTDCNEKPDKPFQMDDIDTPDMLVISETEATMKSEPLLSTDSIQAKEEKLVIDGFTFPLGTVKELECFERRIQACTETKTQFITLLRSLKTHDTSLSDTYQRLFTDALTIHYNYDGISPKYNKRSLKSLSIFTECMPVLIILAAWNDHMDANMVREAIIEAVKKSHNRYNQCSHRKRTRQVYF
- the LOC131430693 gene encoding uncharacterized protein LOC131430693 isoform X2, translated to MFFVAISQSEAFSKLSNPLFLSLKSYEIRKTAKSKMVFSGVCPIKYNWTKAYLLRPIDNIISHPDVLRKRPFRPSYDSVLFPDSFVVSMFCFMTLLFLARCTSHFMFAPVRLLSHLESRTYQISRVQKNIVIQAQKIFALSKATHQRKHLIPNLESKCRLCLSDKTVVQSIFQCESKETTDTLVDKIFECTAIMLSKDFDFPSPICEDCALKLDEFLLFRAKCLRSNEIYRFNKLHKSRLFSGGARLQSNGYKEKDCKEPEPADNKEEEPKTDQVDKDTIGTSSSSDETNITTIKTQLPLISCVLVETEAADNLTDCNEKPDKPFQMDDIDTPDMLVISETEATMKSEPLLSTDSIQAKEEKLVIDGFTFPLGTVKELECFERRIQACTETKTQFITLLRSLKTHDTSLSDTYQRLFTDALTIHYNYDGISPKYNKRSLKSLSIFTECMPAAWNDHMDANMVREAIIEAVKKSHNRYNQCSHRKRTRQVYF